Proteins co-encoded in one uncultured Draconibacterium sp. genomic window:
- a CDS encoding carboxymuconolactone decarboxylase family protein, whose translation MKQPLVAPKTGDSDPELQKLIAFYEETLGFCPNSVKTMHHRPRIAYAFIEMNKAVMENEGRVTSALKRMIAYISSNAAGCRYCQAHAIRAAERYGAEQEKLDNIWDYKTHPAFSEAERTALDFAFAASIIPNSVDDQIAENLRRHWDEGEIVEITGVVALFGYLNRWNDSMGTEIESGAKESGENLLGQKGWNSGKHAY comes from the coding sequence ATGAAACAACCACTTGTAGCTCCAAAAACCGGAGATTCTGACCCAGAATTGCAAAAATTGATAGCGTTTTACGAAGAAACTCTTGGATTCTGTCCCAACAGTGTAAAAACCATGCATCACCGGCCTCGAATTGCCTATGCCTTTATTGAAATGAACAAGGCTGTAATGGAGAACGAGGGCCGTGTTACCAGTGCATTAAAACGAATGATCGCCTATATTAGCAGCAATGCAGCAGGTTGTCGATATTGCCAGGCACATGCCATACGAGCTGCCGAACGTTACGGAGCCGAACAGGAAAAACTCGACAATATTTGGGACTATAAAACACACCCGGCTTTTTCGGAAGCTGAACGTACTGCACTCGATTTTGCTTTTGCTGCATCCATTATTCCTAATAGTGTTGATGACCAGATCGCGGAAAATTTAAGAAGACATTGGGACGAAGGCGAAATAGTGGAAATTACCGGAGTTGTTGCTTTGTTTGGCTACCTCAACCGATGGAACGATTCGATGGGAACCGAGATTGAGAGCGGAGCAAAAGAATCGGGTGAAAATCTATTAGGTCAAAAAGGCTGGAATTCAGGAAAACACGCCTACTAA
- a CDS encoding aminoacyl-histidine dipeptidase, producing the protein MKTLEALKPQPLFNYFEEICQVPRPSKKEEKIRQYLLDFAQQNNLEANTDKIGNVVIKKPASKGMEQAPTVILQTHMDMVCEKNSDKEFDFDNDPIEPIIVDEWVKANGTTLGADCGIGIAAQLAVLTSKEIKHGPIECLITVDEETGLTGAFNLQPGFLTGSVLLNLDSEDEGELFIGCAGGIDTLATFGYQQEKTPENSIALKVSVSGLLGGHSGDDIHKNRGNANKILNRFLWNWNEEFEIQLAEFNGGNLRNAIAREAYGIITIPTTKKDEVLASFNKMAASIKDEFQFAEPKLEITCTETELPTFVIDADSQNRLFNAVYACPHGVLEMSSRMEDMVETSTNLASVKFANDKKIVVTTSQRSEIEGRKYYAAETVKSVFILAGAAIKHSDGYPGWTPNPDSKIVETTVKSYKKLFGDTPVVRSIHAGLECGLFLEKYPHLDMVSFGPTIKGAHSPDERLDISTTEKFWKHLVDVLENIK; encoded by the coding sequence ATGAAAACACTGGAAGCTTTAAAACCGCAACCTCTTTTTAACTATTTCGAAGAGATTTGCCAGGTACCCCGGCCATCGAAAAAAGAGGAAAAAATCAGGCAGTATTTACTTGATTTTGCGCAGCAAAATAATCTTGAAGCAAACACCGATAAAATTGGAAACGTAGTAATAAAAAAGCCAGCAAGTAAAGGAATGGAGCAGGCCCCAACCGTAATTTTGCAAACGCACATGGACATGGTTTGCGAGAAAAATTCGGACAAGGAATTTGATTTTGACAATGATCCCATTGAACCGATTATTGTTGACGAATGGGTGAAAGCCAACGGAACAACATTGGGTGCAGATTGCGGTATTGGAATTGCAGCGCAACTGGCTGTACTTACCTCAAAAGAAATAAAACACGGCCCAATTGAATGTTTGATTACCGTTGACGAAGAAACGGGACTGACCGGAGCTTTTAACCTGCAACCCGGATTTTTAACGGGTTCGGTTTTACTTAATCTCGACTCGGAAGATGAAGGCGAGTTATTTATCGGTTGTGCCGGAGGAATTGACACGCTTGCAACTTTTGGATACCAACAAGAAAAAACTCCTGAAAACTCAATTGCATTAAAAGTTTCAGTGAGCGGACTTTTGGGAGGGCATTCGGGCGACGATATTCATAAAAACCGTGGAAATGCCAATAAGATCCTCAACCGTTTTTTGTGGAACTGGAACGAGGAATTTGAAATCCAACTTGCTGAATTTAATGGAGGGAATTTACGAAATGCCATTGCACGCGAAGCATATGGTATTATTACAATTCCCACCACGAAAAAAGATGAAGTGTTGGCTTCATTCAATAAAATGGCGGCTTCGATAAAAGATGAATTTCAGTTTGCCGAACCCAAACTGGAAATCACTTGTACAGAAACGGAACTACCTACATTTGTTATTGACGCAGATTCTCAAAATAGACTTTTTAATGCTGTTTATGCCTGTCCGCACGGCGTTTTGGAAATGAGCTCGCGCATGGAAGATATGGTAGAAACATCAACAAACCTGGCTTCGGTTAAATTTGCCAACGACAAAAAAATTGTGGTAACCACCAGTCAGCGCAGTGAAATCGAAGGTCGAAAATATTACGCTGCCGAAACTGTAAAATCGGTTTTCATTCTTGCCGGAGCAGCTATAAAACACAGCGACGGTTATCCGGGCTGGACACCAAATCCGGATTCTAAAATTGTAGAAACAACCGTTAAATCCTATAAAAAACTATTTGGGGATACACCCGTTGTTCGCTCTATTCATGCCGGATTGGAATGTGGATTATTCCTTGAAAAATACCCACACCTCGACATGGTTTCGTTTGGCCCAACCATAAAGGGAGCTCACTCGCCCGATGAAAGACTGGACATTTCAACCACGGAAAAGTTTTGGAAACATTTGGTTGATGTACTTGAAAATATAAAGTAA
- a CDS encoding nitroreductase → MSVIEIIKNRRATPPRLFAKKDIPNGSVEELLRSANWAPNHKKTEPWRFKVYRGEAKAKLAADAKALLLEKQKEGYPVAPEKIEKFASTIERVPVAIAVILQPDSAGRLPEWEEVAAVSMAVQNMWLTATEMDLAAFWATPAFIELFDELLGLENNQKSLGFFYVGQVMMDFPSPGRRDWKEKIEWKD, encoded by the coding sequence ATGTCAGTTATCGAAATTATAAAAAACCGAAGAGCAACACCTCCTCGTTTATTTGCAAAAAAAGACATACCAAACGGCTCGGTAGAGGAGTTGTTACGAAGTGCCAACTGGGCACCCAACCATAAAAAAACAGAACCTTGGCGGTTTAAGGTTTATCGTGGAGAAGCCAAAGCGAAACTGGCTGCTGATGCGAAAGCTTTGCTGCTGGAAAAACAAAAGGAAGGCTATCCGGTCGCACCAGAGAAAATAGAGAAGTTTGCATCTACCATTGAACGTGTACCTGTGGCGATTGCTGTAATTTTGCAGCCTGATTCAGCCGGGCGTTTGCCCGAGTGGGAAGAAGTTGCAGCAGTATCAATGGCTGTGCAGAATATGTGGCTTACCGCTACCGAAATGGACTTGGCCGCTTTTTGGGCTACGCCGGCGTTTATCGAGTTGTTTGATGAATTACTTGGCCTGGAAAACAACCAAAAAAGTTTGGGTTTCTTCTACGTTGGCCAGGTAATGATGGATTTCCCTTCGCCGGGACGGCGCGACTGGAAGGAAAAAATTGAATGGAAAGATTGA